A single window of Lutzomyia longipalpis isolate SR_M1_2022 chromosome 1, ASM2433408v1 DNA harbors:
- the LOC129797479 gene encoding spondin-1 — translation MLLWSFLLGFSIALLAGQVSGCRKVPPFENYSRRTRGDNGYKLIIGGEPNGYEPGKIYNLFLLGSRTHRRLQQFTHFMLSVQASSTPHLNTALFSMASPKRVGRFQLFGDHLTRFNDKCVNTVSETDDLPKTEIQVMWVAPAAGSGCVALSAMVYESLDAWFSDDGGLTKIICEGKPTRHSIAEECCACDDAKYNFIFQGIWSNETHPKDYPFAVWLTHFSDVIGATHETNFSFWGENHIATDGFKNLAEWGSVRSLETELRSKGSKLRSLIKAAGLWYPSVNTNTTSHFRVDRKHPKMSLVSMFGPSPDWVVGVNGLNLCKEDCSWMESLDIDLYPWDAGTDNGISYMSPNSETQPRERMYKITTMYPEDPRAPFYNPTSNTMVPLAKLFIRKERNIARGCDDDFIQAQLDVSENTEESSRPECETTDFSEWTPCSVSCGKGIRMRNRQYRNQEKATMLKCNRQLVSKEMCVADISECEGGQGDDEEDENLAAAAPSVDDAGEGIGVCRTTPWSSWSECSASCGVGISMRTRTFIDHKGRKKCPHITIVEKQKCMMPECSLADIEIPDPMCPVTQWSDWSPCSATCGNGVKVKTRIYIGDPSLKQKCESRLELSQSRNCTDRPDCVLDPQIAREICLQPLDVGPCRGNFVRYGYVQENGRCSSFTYGGCRGNQNNFALLEDCQRSCEALRLSNVAQEISTPSRIVENPTTPDTDDLPVDCVLSDWSPWSPCSVSCGLGHSEKRRYVMQEGRNGGAECPKRVVKRKRCTRPEC, via the exons ATGCTCTTGTGGAGTTTCCTCTTGGGGTTTTCAATAGCCCTCTTGGCAGGGCAGGTGTCTGGGTGTAGAAAGGTGCCGCCATTTGAGAACTACAGTCGTCGTACACGAGGGGACAATGGATATAAGCTGATCATTGGCGGAGAGCCGAATGGATATGAGCCAGGGAAAATTTACAATCTCTTCCTGCTTGGGTCACGAACACACAGACGCCTCCAACAATTCACACACTTTATGCTGAGTGTTCAGGCATCCTCGACACCACATCTCAATACTGCCCTCTTTTCAATGGCCAGTCCTAAGAGGGTGGGTCGCTTCCAGCTCTTTGGAGATCATCTCACACGTTTCAACGATAAATGCGTTAATACCGTGTCAGAGACAGATGATCTCCCCAAAACCGAGATCCAAGTCATGTGGGTGGCACCTGCAGCTGGATCGGGATGTGTAGCACTTTCAGCGATGGTCTATGAAAGTCTAGATGCATGGTTTTCCGATGATGGAGGCCTCACAAAGATTATCTGCGAGGGAAAACCCACAAGGCACTCCATCGCAGAAGAATGTTGTGCTTGTGATGATGCTAAATACaat TTTATCTTCCAAGGTATTTGGTCAAATGAAACCCACCCCAAAGATTATCCTTTTGCCGTATGGCTCACACATTTCTCAGATGTGATTGGAGCCACGCATgagacaaatttttctttttggggcGAAAATCATATTGCAACAGATGGATTTAAGAATCTTGCAGAATG gGGTTCAGTGAGATCCTTAGAAACTGAACTTCGTTCCAAAGGATCTAAACTGAGGAGCCTGATAAAAGCTGCAGGATTGTGGTATCCAAGTGTAAACACTAACACCACATCCCACTTTCGTGTTGACCGGAAGCATCCTAAGATGTCCCTTGTGTCGATGTTTGGACCATCTCCTGATTGGGTAGTGGGCGTTAATGGGTTGAATTTGTGCAAAGAAGATTGTTCTTGGATGGAATCTTTAGATATTGATCTCTACCCATGGGATGCAGGCACTGATAATGGAATTAGCTACATG TCTCCAAATTCAGAGACCCAACCTAGAGAGAGAATGTATAAAATTACAACGATGTACCCAGAAGATCCTAGAGCACCATTTTACAATCCCACATCAAACACAATGGTCCCATTGGCGAAGCTTTTCATTCgcaaagagagaaatattGCACGGGGATGCGATGATGACTTTATTCAGGCTCAATTAGATGTTTCAGAAAATACTGAGGAATCATCCAGGCCAGAATGTGAGACGACTGACTTCTCTGAGTGGACTCCTTGCTCTGTGTCATGTGGAAAAGGCATTCGGATGAGAAATCGGCAATACAGAAATCAAGAAAAAGCAACAATGTTAAAATGCAATCGTCAACTAGTGTCAAAGGAAATGTGTGTAGCTGATATTTCTGAATGCGA aggCGGACAGGGTGACGacgaagaagatgaaaatctAGCTGCTGCTGCTCCTTCTGTTGATGATGCTGGAGAAGGTATTGGAGTTTGTCGCACTACACCATGGTCTTCCTGGTCAGAGTGTTCAGCTTCATGTGGCGTTGGCATATCTATGAGGACGCGTACTTTTATTGATCATaaaggtagaaaaaaatgtccccACATCACAATTGTGGAGAAACAGAAGTGCATGATGCCTGAATGCTCTTTGGCTGACATTGAAATTCCTGACCCGATGTGTCCTGTGACACAATGGAGTGATTG GAGTCCCTGTAGTGCTACATGTGGCAATGGCGTAAAAGTTAAAACTCGAATATACATTGGAGATCCTTCATTGAAGCAAAAATGTGAATCCAGGCTAGAGCTATCACAAAGCAGGAATTGCACTGATCGCCCAGATTGTGTTTTAGATCCTCAAATTGCCAGAG AGATTTGTCTTCAACCACTTGATGTCGGACCTTGTCGTGGGAATTTCGTTCGATATGGATATGTCCAAGAAAATGGACGGTGTTCTTCATTTACATATGGTGGCTGTAGaggaaatcaaaataattttgctcTTCTTGAGGATTGTCAGAGATCATGTGAGGCTCTAAGACTATCAAATGTAGCACAAGAGATCAGTACACCTTCGAGGATTGTTGAAAACCCCACAACACCTGATACAGATGATCTTCCTGTGGACTGTGTTTTATCTGACTGGAGCCCCTGGTCGCCATGCAGTGTATCTTGCGGATTGGGGCACAGTGAGAAGCGCCGGTATGTTATGCAAGAGGGACGTAATGGAGGTGCTGAATGCCCTAAACGAGTGGTTAAGAGAAAGCGATGCACTCGTCCAGAATGCTAA
- the LOC129797490 gene encoding uncharacterized protein LOC129797490 isoform X1, with the protein MALNPAFLKATALQQLLDEINFQRTKEMRQLLKDDSGFVVLQGTTYWTDLFVRHFLFQAEPEHSIDSDDLLFFVRKKHVKGSSRHMPKFEQTDVDVFRKDSRKLPIGDPDVDWEETVYLNLVIHQFDYKLTLAICTRTSPKELQVLRRHTQRVYASPSRRKMDTKGEGEEMTYPHICFMVDNFDEVFSDILVRDGEMVCVELVASDRDGSVQGVIFLGSIRYDALKKVYDARQSSLSSKVAQRMMFGLFSSGGPQTRCEFVRMKGPQGKGHAEMAVTKPKGSGVETPTSEPGFCATDMWDTDWDDENEDFYTYRHQRRLSDPSANLNHFARFAWKTKSGQDGTAGSKARSENEGLDSLANDISEIEAGDLRDDRPASSASDTKLASATSCCTCCFGSKKRWSDSASAQMSDVYCRTCDEANSPACLANVTPKRSRPKHQNLLTVESEIEMPGSQEHKKLSIKEKKKSPKTFDSSRKEIKKVTESPKGHRKNNRNNVEEYELADDATSLNGDLTDDVVKIGVLSDLDPRLIVRVHGKEELPVVQQRQSGAKLSQKLQKKLIDPAKDPHPLSTEVEYHENEVEKKNNVKSDTNLNSKRYRKEEKNQDVGDVLNGNFKKISCKRFYSTFPKRKRSTIHHSMWYSRPISLKKVPQKTTPDGTNIYYWCDMPKKSSKELDDGAYNPLWASKGFTQTFHFWKENRRQQSTPLNAFLTYVTLPWWSIAKDLLDHREAPILTF; encoded by the exons ATGGCCCTGAATCCTGCTTTTCTTAAGGCCACAGCTCTTCAGCAACTTCTGGATGAAATAAACTTTCAGCGGACAAAAGAGATGCGGCAGCTGCTTAAAGATG ACAGCGGATTTGTTGTTCTCCAAGGAACCACCTACTGGACAGATTTGTTTGTtcgtcattttctttttcaagctgAGCCTGAACATAGTATAGATTCCGATgatttactattttttgtCCGGAAGAAGCACGTCAAGGGATCCTCACGCCATATGCCTAAGTTTGAG CAGACTGATGTGGATGTGTTTCGCAAGGATTCAAGGAAACTGCCAATTGGTGATCCCGACGTAGATTGGGAGGAGACGGTGTACTTGAATTTGGTGATTCATCAGTTTGATTACAAGCTTACCCTTGCCATTTGTACTCGGACATCTCCGAAAGAACTCCAAGTGCTTCGGAGACACACACAGAGAGTTTATGCATCACCTAGTCGTCGGAAAATGGACACAAAGGGTGAAGGGGAGGAGATGACCTATCCTCATATTTGCTTCATGGTTGACAATTTTGATGAAGTCTTCAGTGACATCCTCGTACGTGATGGTGAAATGGTGTGCGTAGAATTAGTTGCCAGCGATCGAGATGGTTCTGTTCAGGGAGTCATCTTTCTAGGCTCCATTCGCTACGATGCTTTGAAAAAGGTCTACGATGCTAGA caaTCTAGTTTAAGCTCAAAAGTGGCACAACGAATGATGTTTGGGCTCTTTAGCTCAGGAGGACCTCAAACTCGTTGTGAATTTGTTCGAATGAAGGGCCCCCAGGGAAAGGGTCATGCTGAGATGGCTGTGACTAAGCCCAAAGGTTCCGGTGTGGAAACTCCAACAAGTGAGCCTGG ATTCTGTGCCACTGACATGTGGGATACAGACTGGGATGATGAGAATGAGGATTTTTATACGTATCGCCATCAGCGTCGTCTCAGTGACCCTAGTGCTAATCTCAATCACTTTGCACGATTCGCTTGGAAAACTAAGAGTGGCCAAGACGGTACAGCTGGAAGCAAGGCAAGATCTGAAAATGAGGGTCTCGATTCACTGGCAAATGATATATCAGAGATTGAAGCTGGAGACCTACGTGATG ATCGTCCTGCTTCCTCTGCGTCGGACACAAAATTGGCATCTGCCACATCATGCTGCACGTGTTGCTTTGGCTCCAAGAAGCGATGGAGTGACTCAGCATCGGCACAAATGTCCGATGTTTATTGTCGCACGTGCGATGAGGCCAATTCTCCGGCATGCCTTGCCAATGTAACACCCAAAAGGAGTCGTccaaaacatcaaaatttattgacGGTGGAGAGTGAAATTGAGATGCCGGGATCACAGGAACACAAAAAGCTTTCGattaaggaaaagaaaaaatccccaaagacATTCGATAGTTCCCGGAAAGAGATAAAGAAAGTCACAGAGTCGCCTAAAGGACACCGGAAGAACAACCGTAATAATGTGGAAGAGTATGAATTGGCGGACGATGCAACCTCCCTTAATGGGGATTTGACTGATGATGTTGTAAAGATTGGTGTTTTAAGTGATCTCGATCCAAGATTAATTGTTCGTGTGCACGGTAAGGAGGAGCTTCCAGTTGTACAGCAGAGACAGAGTGGTGCCAAATTGTCACagaaacttcaaaaaaaattaattgatccTGCAAAAGATCCTCATCCTCTTAGTACTGAGGTGGAATATCATGAGAATgaagtggaaaagaaaaacaacgtTAAATCCGATACAAATCTCAATTCAAAGAGatatagaaaagaagaaaaaaatcaagatgtGGGGGATGTTTTAAAtgggaattttaagaaaatatcatGCAAGAGATTCTACTCGACATTCCCTAAAAGGAAACGTAGCACCATTCATCACAGCATGTGGTATAGCAGACCAATTTCGCTTAAAAAAGTTCCCCAGAAGACAACACCCGATGGCACTAACATCTACTATTGGTGTGATATGCCCAAAAAGTCTTCGAAag AGCTGGATGATGGAGCGTACAATCCGTTGTGGGCTAGCAAAGGATTCACACAGACTTTCCACTTTTGGAAAGAAAACCGACGTCAGCAGTCAACGCCATTGAATGCATTCCTAACATATGTTACCCTACCATGGTGGAGCATCGCAAAAG atttactGGACCACCGTGAAGCGCCAATCCTGACCTTTTAG
- the LOC129797490 gene encoding uncharacterized protein LOC129797490 isoform X2, whose protein sequence is MALNPAFLKATALQQLLDEINFQRTKEMRQLLKDDSGFVVLQGTTYWTDLFVRHFLFQAEPEHSIDSDDLLFFVRKKHVKGSSRHMPKFETDVDVFRKDSRKLPIGDPDVDWEETVYLNLVIHQFDYKLTLAICTRTSPKELQVLRRHTQRVYASPSRRKMDTKGEGEEMTYPHICFMVDNFDEVFSDILVRDGEMVCVELVASDRDGSVQGVIFLGSIRYDALKKVYDARQSSLSSKVAQRMMFGLFSSGGPQTRCEFVRMKGPQGKGHAEMAVTKPKGSGVETPTSEPGFCATDMWDTDWDDENEDFYTYRHQRRLSDPSANLNHFARFAWKTKSGQDGTAGSKARSENEGLDSLANDISEIEAGDLRDDRPASSASDTKLASATSCCTCCFGSKKRWSDSASAQMSDVYCRTCDEANSPACLANVTPKRSRPKHQNLLTVESEIEMPGSQEHKKLSIKEKKKSPKTFDSSRKEIKKVTESPKGHRKNNRNNVEEYELADDATSLNGDLTDDVVKIGVLSDLDPRLIVRVHGKEELPVVQQRQSGAKLSQKLQKKLIDPAKDPHPLSTEVEYHENEVEKKNNVKSDTNLNSKRYRKEEKNQDVGDVLNGNFKKISCKRFYSTFPKRKRSTIHHSMWYSRPISLKKVPQKTTPDGTNIYYWCDMPKKSSKELDDGAYNPLWASKGFTQTFHFWKENRRQQSTPLNAFLTYVTLPWWSIAKDLLDHREAPILTF, encoded by the exons ATGGCCCTGAATCCTGCTTTTCTTAAGGCCACAGCTCTTCAGCAACTTCTGGATGAAATAAACTTTCAGCGGACAAAAGAGATGCGGCAGCTGCTTAAAGATG ACAGCGGATTTGTTGTTCTCCAAGGAACCACCTACTGGACAGATTTGTTTGTtcgtcattttctttttcaagctgAGCCTGAACATAGTATAGATTCCGATgatttactattttttgtCCGGAAGAAGCACGTCAAGGGATCCTCACGCCATATGCCTAAGTTTGAG ACTGATGTGGATGTGTTTCGCAAGGATTCAAGGAAACTGCCAATTGGTGATCCCGACGTAGATTGGGAGGAGACGGTGTACTTGAATTTGGTGATTCATCAGTTTGATTACAAGCTTACCCTTGCCATTTGTACTCGGACATCTCCGAAAGAACTCCAAGTGCTTCGGAGACACACACAGAGAGTTTATGCATCACCTAGTCGTCGGAAAATGGACACAAAGGGTGAAGGGGAGGAGATGACCTATCCTCATATTTGCTTCATGGTTGACAATTTTGATGAAGTCTTCAGTGACATCCTCGTACGTGATGGTGAAATGGTGTGCGTAGAATTAGTTGCCAGCGATCGAGATGGTTCTGTTCAGGGAGTCATCTTTCTAGGCTCCATTCGCTACGATGCTTTGAAAAAGGTCTACGATGCTAGA caaTCTAGTTTAAGCTCAAAAGTGGCACAACGAATGATGTTTGGGCTCTTTAGCTCAGGAGGACCTCAAACTCGTTGTGAATTTGTTCGAATGAAGGGCCCCCAGGGAAAGGGTCATGCTGAGATGGCTGTGACTAAGCCCAAAGGTTCCGGTGTGGAAACTCCAACAAGTGAGCCTGG ATTCTGTGCCACTGACATGTGGGATACAGACTGGGATGATGAGAATGAGGATTTTTATACGTATCGCCATCAGCGTCGTCTCAGTGACCCTAGTGCTAATCTCAATCACTTTGCACGATTCGCTTGGAAAACTAAGAGTGGCCAAGACGGTACAGCTGGAAGCAAGGCAAGATCTGAAAATGAGGGTCTCGATTCACTGGCAAATGATATATCAGAGATTGAAGCTGGAGACCTACGTGATG ATCGTCCTGCTTCCTCTGCGTCGGACACAAAATTGGCATCTGCCACATCATGCTGCACGTGTTGCTTTGGCTCCAAGAAGCGATGGAGTGACTCAGCATCGGCACAAATGTCCGATGTTTATTGTCGCACGTGCGATGAGGCCAATTCTCCGGCATGCCTTGCCAATGTAACACCCAAAAGGAGTCGTccaaaacatcaaaatttattgacGGTGGAGAGTGAAATTGAGATGCCGGGATCACAGGAACACAAAAAGCTTTCGattaaggaaaagaaaaaatccccaaagacATTCGATAGTTCCCGGAAAGAGATAAAGAAAGTCACAGAGTCGCCTAAAGGACACCGGAAGAACAACCGTAATAATGTGGAAGAGTATGAATTGGCGGACGATGCAACCTCCCTTAATGGGGATTTGACTGATGATGTTGTAAAGATTGGTGTTTTAAGTGATCTCGATCCAAGATTAATTGTTCGTGTGCACGGTAAGGAGGAGCTTCCAGTTGTACAGCAGAGACAGAGTGGTGCCAAATTGTCACagaaacttcaaaaaaaattaattgatccTGCAAAAGATCCTCATCCTCTTAGTACTGAGGTGGAATATCATGAGAATgaagtggaaaagaaaaacaacgtTAAATCCGATACAAATCTCAATTCAAAGAGatatagaaaagaagaaaaaaatcaagatgtGGGGGATGTTTTAAAtgggaattttaagaaaatatcatGCAAGAGATTCTACTCGACATTCCCTAAAAGGAAACGTAGCACCATTCATCACAGCATGTGGTATAGCAGACCAATTTCGCTTAAAAAAGTTCCCCAGAAGACAACACCCGATGGCACTAACATCTACTATTGGTGTGATATGCCCAAAAAGTCTTCGAAag AGCTGGATGATGGAGCGTACAATCCGTTGTGGGCTAGCAAAGGATTCACACAGACTTTCCACTTTTGGAAAGAAAACCGACGTCAGCAGTCAACGCCATTGAATGCATTCCTAACATATGTTACCCTACCATGGTGGAGCATCGCAAAAG atttactGGACCACCGTGAAGCGCCAATCCTGACCTTTTAG
- the LOC129797490 gene encoding uncharacterized protein KIAA0930 homolog isoform X4, which produces MALNPAFLKATALQQLLDEINFQRTKEMRQLLKDDSGFVVLQGTTYWTDLFVRHFLFQAEPEHSIDSDDLLFFVRKKHVKGSSRHMPKFETDVDVFRKDSRKLPIGDPDVDWEETVYLNLVIHQFDYKLTLAICTRTSPKELQVLRRHTQRVYASPSRRKMDTKGEGEEMTYPHICFMVDNFDEVFSDILVRDGEMVCVELVASDRDGSVQGVIFLGSIRYDALKKVYDARQSSLSSKVAQRMMFGLFSSGGPQTRCEFVRMKGPQGKGHAEMAVTKPKGSGVETPTSEPGFCATDMWDTDWDDENEDFYTYRHQRRLSDPSANLNHFARFAWKTKSGQDGTAGSKARSENEGLDSLANDISEIEAGDLRDELDDGAYNPLWASKGFTQTFHFWKENRRQQSTPLNAFLTYVTLPWWSIAKDLLDHREAPILTF; this is translated from the exons ATGGCCCTGAATCCTGCTTTTCTTAAGGCCACAGCTCTTCAGCAACTTCTGGATGAAATAAACTTTCAGCGGACAAAAGAGATGCGGCAGCTGCTTAAAGATG ACAGCGGATTTGTTGTTCTCCAAGGAACCACCTACTGGACAGATTTGTTTGTtcgtcattttctttttcaagctgAGCCTGAACATAGTATAGATTCCGATgatttactattttttgtCCGGAAGAAGCACGTCAAGGGATCCTCACGCCATATGCCTAAGTTTGAG ACTGATGTGGATGTGTTTCGCAAGGATTCAAGGAAACTGCCAATTGGTGATCCCGACGTAGATTGGGAGGAGACGGTGTACTTGAATTTGGTGATTCATCAGTTTGATTACAAGCTTACCCTTGCCATTTGTACTCGGACATCTCCGAAAGAACTCCAAGTGCTTCGGAGACACACACAGAGAGTTTATGCATCACCTAGTCGTCGGAAAATGGACACAAAGGGTGAAGGGGAGGAGATGACCTATCCTCATATTTGCTTCATGGTTGACAATTTTGATGAAGTCTTCAGTGACATCCTCGTACGTGATGGTGAAATGGTGTGCGTAGAATTAGTTGCCAGCGATCGAGATGGTTCTGTTCAGGGAGTCATCTTTCTAGGCTCCATTCGCTACGATGCTTTGAAAAAGGTCTACGATGCTAGA caaTCTAGTTTAAGCTCAAAAGTGGCACAACGAATGATGTTTGGGCTCTTTAGCTCAGGAGGACCTCAAACTCGTTGTGAATTTGTTCGAATGAAGGGCCCCCAGGGAAAGGGTCATGCTGAGATGGCTGTGACTAAGCCCAAAGGTTCCGGTGTGGAAACTCCAACAAGTGAGCCTGG ATTCTGTGCCACTGACATGTGGGATACAGACTGGGATGATGAGAATGAGGATTTTTATACGTATCGCCATCAGCGTCGTCTCAGTGACCCTAGTGCTAATCTCAATCACTTTGCACGATTCGCTTGGAAAACTAAGAGTGGCCAAGACGGTACAGCTGGAAGCAAGGCAAGATCTGAAAATGAGGGTCTCGATTCACTGGCAAATGATATATCAGAGATTGAAGCTGGAGACCTACGTGATG AGCTGGATGATGGAGCGTACAATCCGTTGTGGGCTAGCAAAGGATTCACACAGACTTTCCACTTTTGGAAAGAAAACCGACGTCAGCAGTCAACGCCATTGAATGCATTCCTAACATATGTTACCCTACCATGGTGGAGCATCGCAAAAG atttactGGACCACCGTGAAGCGCCAATCCTGACCTTTTAG
- the LOC129797490 gene encoding uncharacterized protein KIAA0930 homolog isoform X3, whose translation MALNPAFLKATALQQLLDEINFQRTKEMRQLLKDDSGFVVLQGTTYWTDLFVRHFLFQAEPEHSIDSDDLLFFVRKKHVKGSSRHMPKFEQTDVDVFRKDSRKLPIGDPDVDWEETVYLNLVIHQFDYKLTLAICTRTSPKELQVLRRHTQRVYASPSRRKMDTKGEGEEMTYPHICFMVDNFDEVFSDILVRDGEMVCVELVASDRDGSVQGVIFLGSIRYDALKKVYDARQSSLSSKVAQRMMFGLFSSGGPQTRCEFVRMKGPQGKGHAEMAVTKPKGSGVETPTSEPGFCATDMWDTDWDDENEDFYTYRHQRRLSDPSANLNHFARFAWKTKSGQDGTAGSKARSENEGLDSLANDISEIEAGDLRDELDDGAYNPLWASKGFTQTFHFWKENRRQQSTPLNAFLTYVTLPWWSIAKDLLDHREAPILTF comes from the exons ATGGCCCTGAATCCTGCTTTTCTTAAGGCCACAGCTCTTCAGCAACTTCTGGATGAAATAAACTTTCAGCGGACAAAAGAGATGCGGCAGCTGCTTAAAGATG ACAGCGGATTTGTTGTTCTCCAAGGAACCACCTACTGGACAGATTTGTTTGTtcgtcattttctttttcaagctgAGCCTGAACATAGTATAGATTCCGATgatttactattttttgtCCGGAAGAAGCACGTCAAGGGATCCTCACGCCATATGCCTAAGTTTGAG CAGACTGATGTGGATGTGTTTCGCAAGGATTCAAGGAAACTGCCAATTGGTGATCCCGACGTAGATTGGGAGGAGACGGTGTACTTGAATTTGGTGATTCATCAGTTTGATTACAAGCTTACCCTTGCCATTTGTACTCGGACATCTCCGAAAGAACTCCAAGTGCTTCGGAGACACACACAGAGAGTTTATGCATCACCTAGTCGTCGGAAAATGGACACAAAGGGTGAAGGGGAGGAGATGACCTATCCTCATATTTGCTTCATGGTTGACAATTTTGATGAAGTCTTCAGTGACATCCTCGTACGTGATGGTGAAATGGTGTGCGTAGAATTAGTTGCCAGCGATCGAGATGGTTCTGTTCAGGGAGTCATCTTTCTAGGCTCCATTCGCTACGATGCTTTGAAAAAGGTCTACGATGCTAGA caaTCTAGTTTAAGCTCAAAAGTGGCACAACGAATGATGTTTGGGCTCTTTAGCTCAGGAGGACCTCAAACTCGTTGTGAATTTGTTCGAATGAAGGGCCCCCAGGGAAAGGGTCATGCTGAGATGGCTGTGACTAAGCCCAAAGGTTCCGGTGTGGAAACTCCAACAAGTGAGCCTGG ATTCTGTGCCACTGACATGTGGGATACAGACTGGGATGATGAGAATGAGGATTTTTATACGTATCGCCATCAGCGTCGTCTCAGTGACCCTAGTGCTAATCTCAATCACTTTGCACGATTCGCTTGGAAAACTAAGAGTGGCCAAGACGGTACAGCTGGAAGCAAGGCAAGATCTGAAAATGAGGGTCTCGATTCACTGGCAAATGATATATCAGAGATTGAAGCTGGAGACCTACGTGATG AGCTGGATGATGGAGCGTACAATCCGTTGTGGGCTAGCAAAGGATTCACACAGACTTTCCACTTTTGGAAAGAAAACCGACGTCAGCAGTCAACGCCATTGAATGCATTCCTAACATATGTTACCCTACCATGGTGGAGCATCGCAAAAG atttactGGACCACCGTGAAGCGCCAATCCTGACCTTTTAG
- the LOC129797490 gene encoding uncharacterized protein KIAA0930 homolog isoform X5: MALNPAFLKATALQQLLDEINFQRTKEMRQLLKDDSGFVVLQGTTYWTDLFVRHFLFQAEPEHSIDSDDLLFFVRKKHVKGSSRHMPKFEQTDVDVFRKDSRKLPIGDPDVDWEETVYLNLVIHQFDYKLTLAICTRTSPKELQVLRRHTQRVYASPSRRKMDTKGEGEEMTYPHICFMVDNFDEVFSDILVRDGEMVCVELVASDRDGSVQGVIFLGSIRYDALKKVYDARQSSLSSKVAQRMMFGLFSSGGPQTRCEFVRMKGPQGKGHAEMAVTKPKGSGVETPTSEPGFCATDMWDTDWDDENEDFYTYRHQRRLSDPSANLNHFARFAWKTKSGQDGTAGSKARSENEGLDSLANDISEIEAGDLRDGVVKCGLPL; the protein is encoded by the exons ATGGCCCTGAATCCTGCTTTTCTTAAGGCCACAGCTCTTCAGCAACTTCTGGATGAAATAAACTTTCAGCGGACAAAAGAGATGCGGCAGCTGCTTAAAGATG ACAGCGGATTTGTTGTTCTCCAAGGAACCACCTACTGGACAGATTTGTTTGTtcgtcattttctttttcaagctgAGCCTGAACATAGTATAGATTCCGATgatttactattttttgtCCGGAAGAAGCACGTCAAGGGATCCTCACGCCATATGCCTAAGTTTGAG CAGACTGATGTGGATGTGTTTCGCAAGGATTCAAGGAAACTGCCAATTGGTGATCCCGACGTAGATTGGGAGGAGACGGTGTACTTGAATTTGGTGATTCATCAGTTTGATTACAAGCTTACCCTTGCCATTTGTACTCGGACATCTCCGAAAGAACTCCAAGTGCTTCGGAGACACACACAGAGAGTTTATGCATCACCTAGTCGTCGGAAAATGGACACAAAGGGTGAAGGGGAGGAGATGACCTATCCTCATATTTGCTTCATGGTTGACAATTTTGATGAAGTCTTCAGTGACATCCTCGTACGTGATGGTGAAATGGTGTGCGTAGAATTAGTTGCCAGCGATCGAGATGGTTCTGTTCAGGGAGTCATCTTTCTAGGCTCCATTCGCTACGATGCTTTGAAAAAGGTCTACGATGCTAGA caaTCTAGTTTAAGCTCAAAAGTGGCACAACGAATGATGTTTGGGCTCTTTAGCTCAGGAGGACCTCAAACTCGTTGTGAATTTGTTCGAATGAAGGGCCCCCAGGGAAAGGGTCATGCTGAGATGGCTGTGACTAAGCCCAAAGGTTCCGGTGTGGAAACTCCAACAAGTGAGCCTGG ATTCTGTGCCACTGACATGTGGGATACAGACTGGGATGATGAGAATGAGGATTTTTATACGTATCGCCATCAGCGTCGTCTCAGTGACCCTAGTGCTAATCTCAATCACTTTGCACGATTCGCTTGGAAAACTAAGAGTGGCCAAGACGGTACAGCTGGAAGCAAGGCAAGATCTGAAAATGAGGGTCTCGATTCACTGGCAAATGATATATCAGAGATTGAAGCTGGAGACCTACGTGATG gGGTAGTAAAATGTGGGCTTCCTCTTTAA